The following coding sequences lie in one Arachis ipaensis cultivar K30076 chromosome B05, Araip1.1, whole genome shotgun sequence genomic window:
- the LOC107640156 gene encoding uncharacterized protein LOC107640156 produces MRLSVGTIASDQDETEQFGEWLLKVCDGLTCDNMDGESEICRQGDIVTPSSDQAFDELVHFSYPNILDNMSSKDFFKARTILALMLDIIEEVNNHLMTIIPGGKKLYLSSDSICMDKRNMESQLDLYDPKLLNSINYSTLPPHKLILKVGDPVMLLRNIDQSSGLCNGTRLQIRKLGNHVIECEVLTDNNVGHIALTSRINMVPTNETVPVRFQQRQSSIIVSFAMTINKSQRQTLFHVRLYLPKLVFTHSQLYVALSRVKSKRSLKVLLMNHVGMSANSTINIVYRKVFKKIEF; encoded by the coding sequence ATGAGACTCTCTGTAGGGACGATTGCTTCAGATCAAGATGAGACAGAGCAATTTGGTGAGTGGTTATTGAAAGTTTGTGATGGTCTAACATGTGACAATATGGATGGTGAATCTGAGATATGTCGTCAAGGAGATATTGTTACTCCTTCTTCGGACCAggcatttgatgagttggttcatttttcttatccaaatattttaGATAACATGTCCTCAAAGGATTTTTTCAAAGCAAGAACTATACTGGCTCTCATGCTGGACATCATTGAAGAGGTCAACAACCATCTGATGACTATCATTCCTGGaggaaaaaaattatatcttagttCGGATTCGATTTGTATGGATAAAAGGAATATGGAGAGTCAACTAGATCTCTATGATCCTAAATTACTGAATAGCATAAATTACTCTACTTTGCCTCCACATAAATTAATACTCAAGGTTGGTGATCCGGTGATGTTACTGAGGAATATTGACCAATCCAGTGGTCTTTGTAATGGTACAAGGCTACAAATTAGGAAGCTTGGAAATCATGTCATAGAATGTGAAGTCTTAACGGATAACAATGTTGGTCATATTGCTTTGACTTCAAGAATAAATATGGTACCAACAAATGAAACCGTCCCAGTTAGATTCCAACAAAGACAGTCTTCCATAATAGTATCGTTTGCCATGACAATTAATAAGTCTCAGAGACAAACTTTATTTCATGTTAGATTGTACTTGCCCAAACTAGTTTTTACACATAGCCAACTATATGTGGCactttcaagagttaagagtaagagaagtTTAAAAGTTTTACTTATGAATCACGTAGGAATGTCTGCAAATTCAACCATCAATATTGTTTATAGAAaagtatttaaaaaaatagaattctaA